In Zea mays cultivar B73 chromosome 7, Zm-B73-REFERENCE-NAM-5.0, whole genome shotgun sequence, the following proteins share a genomic window:
- the LOC100274625 gene encoding uncharacterized protein isoform X1 has product MKNFNPRMAMSWTRGLKHGVVPRHAAQLVESRSLAIASKAKKGGKADAGKTPALSQELKSTTVFGANIFKEGSDPKIQPDSEYPDWLWHLLDKRPVLSELRRKDPKTLSYEDLKRFVKLDNRSRIKIRNDLNAKN; this is encoded by the coding sequence TGAAAAACTTCAACCCAAGAATGGCGATGTCTTGGACAAGAGGGTTAAAGCATGGTGTTGTTCCGAGGCATGCCGCTCAATTGGTAGAGAGCAGAAGCCTTGCAATTGCAAGCAAGGCGAAGAAGGGTGGAAAGGCTGATGCTGGCAAAACTCCTGCTCTCAGCCAAGAGCTCAAGAGTACAACAGTGTTCGGGGCAAACATCTTCAAGGAGGGTTCTGATCCGAAAATCCAACCAGACTCTGAGTATCCTGACTGGCTGTGGCACTTGCTCGACAAGCGTCCTGTACTAAGTGAGCTGCGGAGGAAAGATCCCAAGACACTCTCTTATGAAGACCTGAAGCGTTTTGTCAAGTTGGACAACCGATccaggatcaagataaggaatGACCTCAATGCTAAGAACTGA
- the LOC100283720 gene encoding uncharacterized protein isoform X1, with protein MIMLAVRGLNSKMLEKRLHGCLLLLVFLLADVSGSRAETAVDLGPDSEDGSKRRSLATTMFCVAKQGADATALQAGLNWACGQGRANCAPIQPGGPCYKQNDLEALASYAYNDYYQKNFATGGSCGFNGTATTTTSDPSSGQCVFTGSSMAGGGTPAASAPSGLSPPSSFTPGIGSPSNTLIPLDGAESLVSSVWSAICAPLLALPLFFL; from the exons ATGATAATGTTGGCGGTCAGAGGGCTGAACAGTAAAATGCTGGAGAAAAGACTGCACGGATGCCTGCTCCTGCTCGTCTTCCTTCTGGCAGACGTATCAG GCAGCCGTGCTGAAACTGCCGTCGATCTGGGTCCAGACTCGGAGGACGGCAGCAAGAGGAGGTCGCTGGCCACCACCATGTTCTGTGTGGCGAAACAGGGCGCGGACGCGACGGCGCTGCAGGCAGGGCTCAACTGGGCGTGCGGGCAGGGCCGAGCGAACTGTGCGCCCATCCAGCCCGGCGGGCCGTGCTACAAGCAGAACGACCTGGAGGCGCTAGCGTCCTACGCCTACAACGACTACTACCAGAAGAACTTTGCTACCGGCGGCTCCTGCGGCTTCAACGGCACAGCTACGACCACCACCAGTGATCCCA GCTCGGGGCAGTGCGTCTTCACAGGAAG CTCCATGGCAGGAGGCGGCACGCCGGCTGCGAGCGCCCCCAGCGGCCTCTCCCCGCCGTCGTCGTTCACGCCGGGCATTGGGAGCCCCTCCAACACCCTGATCCCTCTGGACGGCGCCGAGAGCCTGGTGTCCAGCGTCTGGTCGGCGATTTGCGCCCCGCTGCTGGCGTTGCCGCTCTTCTTCCTCTGA
- the LOC100274328 gene encoding uncharacterized protein LOC100274328, with product MAAAANTPQCHRPWQLVVPARASASASRRTSRPAAAAGVGAGGAPNAWTGMPPPPAARRTVRAKAGAAEARPSSPPDAVTYSASISTDTPLHEPPGVSFDEYIQDRARVFRAMFPDESRSQRVGDGEWRVHMLPLQFLLLTVRPVVVMQLRHRAGGLDLRVTEWELRGLDASYAPSSFDLGVSGSLYADRSRSRGCRMRGHLEIAITCVLPPPLRLVPETVLRGVAES from the exons ATGGCCGCCGCGGCGAACACACCTCAGTGTCACCGGCCGTGGCAGCTGGTGGTCCCAGCGAGAGCGAGCGCGAGCGCGAGCCGCCGCACTAGCCGGCCAGCCGCAGCAGCAGGAGTGGGGGCTGGCGGTGCGCCGAACGCATGGACGGGGATGCCACCGCCACCTGCAGCTCGGCGGACCGTGAGGGCCAAGGCCGGTGCGGCCGAGGCGCGGCCGTCGTCGCCGCCGGACGCCGTGACCTACAGCGCGAGCATCTCCACGGACACGCCCCTCCACGAACCCCCCGGG GTCTCCTTCGACGAGTACATCCAGGACCGCGCGCGCGTGTTCCGCGCCATGTTCCCCGACGAGAGCAGGAGCCAGCGGGTCGGCGAC GGGGAATGGCGGGTCCACATGCTGCCGCTGCAGTTCCTCCTCCTCACCGTGCGCCCCGTCGTCGTCATGCAGCTGCGGCACCGCGCCGGCGGGCTCGACCTCCGAGTC ACGGAGTGGGAGCTGAGGGGGCTGGACGCCAGCTACGCGCCATCCAGCTTCGACCTCGGCGTGAGCGGGTCGCTGTACGCcgaccggagcaggagccgcgggTGCCGGATGAGGGGCCACCTGGAGATCGCCATCACCTGCGTcctgccgccgcccctgcgcctcGTGCCAGAGACCGTCCTGCGCGGCGTCGCCGAATCG TAA
- the LOC100274328 gene encoding uncharacterized protein isoform X1, protein MAAAANTPQCHRPWQLVVPARASASASRRTSRPAAAAGVGAGGAPNAWTGMPPPPAARRTVRAKAGAAEARPSSPPDAVTYSASISTDTPLHEPPGVSFDEYIQDRARVFRAMFPDESRSQRVGDGEWRVHMLPLQFLLLTVRPVVVMQLRHRAGGLDLRVTEWELRGLDASYAPSSFDLGVSGSLYADRSRSRGCRMRGHLEIAITCVLPPPLRLVPETVLRGVAESVLSTLAEKMKRDVDVGLVADFRRFRREKAAASRATPTLGATASDRDEASESES, encoded by the exons ATGGCCGCCGCGGCGAACACACCTCAGTGTCACCGGCCGTGGCAGCTGGTGGTCCCAGCGAGAGCGAGCGCGAGCGCGAGCCGCCGCACTAGCCGGCCAGCCGCAGCAGCAGGAGTGGGGGCTGGCGGTGCGCCGAACGCATGGACGGGGATGCCACCGCCACCTGCAGCTCGGCGGACCGTGAGGGCCAAGGCCGGTGCGGCCGAGGCGCGGCCGTCGTCGCCGCCGGACGCCGTGACCTACAGCGCGAGCATCTCCACGGACACGCCCCTCCACGAACCCCCCGGG GTCTCCTTCGACGAGTACATCCAGGACCGCGCGCGCGTGTTCCGCGCCATGTTCCCCGACGAGAGCAGGAGCCAGCGGGTCGGCGAC GGGGAATGGCGGGTCCACATGCTGCCGCTGCAGTTCCTCCTCCTCACCGTGCGCCCCGTCGTCGTCATGCAGCTGCGGCACCGCGCCGGCGGGCTCGACCTCCGAGTC ACGGAGTGGGAGCTGAGGGGGCTGGACGCCAGCTACGCGCCATCCAGCTTCGACCTCGGCGTGAGCGGGTCGCTGTACGCcgaccggagcaggagccgcgggTGCCGGATGAGGGGCCACCTGGAGATCGCCATCACCTGCGTcctgccgccgcccctgcgcctcGTGCCAGAGACCGTCCTGCGCGGCGTCGCCGAATCG GTCCTGTCGACGCTGGCGGAGAAGATGAAGCGGGACGTGGACGTCGGCCTCGTCGCCGACTTCAGGAGGTTTCGCCGGGAGAAGGCAGCAGCGTCCAGGGCCACGCCGACGCTGGGCGCGACGGCATCGGACAGAGACGAAGCCTCTGAGTCTGAATCCTAG
- the LOC100285628 gene encoding serine/arginine-rich SC35-like splicing factor SCL33 isoform X1 — translation MRRGYSYSPSPPRGYRRRARSPSPHDHYGGRGRDLPTSLLVRNLRRDCRPEDLRRPFGQFGRVKDIYLPRDYYTGDPRGFGFVQYYDPADAADAKYYMDGQVVLGRQITVVFAEENRKKPQEMRARDRVRGHSYDDRRYSRSRSPRYYRGRSPSRSQSYSRSPPQNPRHRLRERSYSGSPVDSRSRSGSPYEDGYRKSSRRERSLSVSG, via the exons ATGAGAAGGGGCTACAGTTACAGTCCTTCACCACCAAGGGGCTACAGGAGAAGGGCGCGCAGTCCAAGTCCTCATGATCATTATGGTGGTCGTGGTAGGGATCTCCCAACCAGTCTTCTGGTCAGGAATCTCCGTCGGGACTGCAG GCCAGAAGACCTCCGTCGCCCATTTGGACAGTTTGGTCGAGTTAAAGATATATATCTTCCAAGAGATTATTACACTGG GGATCCCCGAGGGTTTGGGTTTGTCCAGTATTATGatcctgctgatgctgctgatgcGAAGTACTATATGGATGGGCAGGTAGTTCTTGGTAGGCAAATAACAGTTGTTTTTGCAGAAGAGAACAGAAAGAAGCCTCAAGAGATGAGAGCTAGGGACAGAGTCAG GGGTCATTCTTATGATGACAGGAGGTATTCTCGCTCTAGGTCGCCTCGTTATTATAGGGGCCGCTCTCCTTCACGCAGCCAAAGCTACTCGAG GTCTCCACCTCAGAATCCAAGACACAGACTTAGAGAGAGGTCCTACTCCGGCTCACCTGTGGACAGCAGATCAAGAAGTGGGAGCCCTTATGAGGATGGATATCGCAAATCATCACGGAGAGAGAGGTCTCTTTCTGTCAGCGGATGA
- the LOC100274625 gene encoding uncharacterized protein isoform X2, with the protein MAMSWTRGLKHGVVPRHAAQLVESRSLAIASKAKKGGKADAGKTPALSQELKSTTVFGANIFKEGSDPKIQPDSEYPDWLWHLLDKRPVLSELRRKDPKTLSYEDLKRFVKLDNRSRIKIRNDLNAKN; encoded by the coding sequence ATGGCGATGTCTTGGACAAGAGGGTTAAAGCATGGTGTTGTTCCGAGGCATGCCGCTCAATTGGTAGAGAGCAGAAGCCTTGCAATTGCAAGCAAGGCGAAGAAGGGTGGAAAGGCTGATGCTGGCAAAACTCCTGCTCTCAGCCAAGAGCTCAAGAGTACAACAGTGTTCGGGGCAAACATCTTCAAGGAGGGTTCTGATCCGAAAATCCAACCAGACTCTGAGTATCCTGACTGGCTGTGGCACTTGCTCGACAAGCGTCCTGTACTAAGTGAGCTGCGGAGGAAAGATCCCAAGACACTCTCTTATGAAGACCTGAAGCGTTTTGTCAAGTTGGACAACCGATccaggatcaagataaggaatGACCTCAATGCTAAGAACTGA
- the LOC100274328 gene encoding uncharacterized protein isoform X2: MAAAANTPQCHRPWQLVVPARASASASRRTSRPAAAAGVGAGGAPNAWTGMPPPPAARRTVRAKAGAAEARPSSPPDAVTYSASISTDTPLHEPPGVSFDEYIQDRARVFRAMFPDESRSQRVGDGEWRVHMLPLQFLLLTVRPVVVMQLRHRAGGLDLRVTEWELRGLDASYAPSSFDLGVSGSLYADRSRSRGCRMRGHLEIAITCVLPPPLRLVPETVLRGVAESCRSCRRWRRR, encoded by the exons ATGGCCGCCGCGGCGAACACACCTCAGTGTCACCGGCCGTGGCAGCTGGTGGTCCCAGCGAGAGCGAGCGCGAGCGCGAGCCGCCGCACTAGCCGGCCAGCCGCAGCAGCAGGAGTGGGGGCTGGCGGTGCGCCGAACGCATGGACGGGGATGCCACCGCCACCTGCAGCTCGGCGGACCGTGAGGGCCAAGGCCGGTGCGGCCGAGGCGCGGCCGTCGTCGCCGCCGGACGCCGTGACCTACAGCGCGAGCATCTCCACGGACACGCCCCTCCACGAACCCCCCGGG GTCTCCTTCGACGAGTACATCCAGGACCGCGCGCGCGTGTTCCGCGCCATGTTCCCCGACGAGAGCAGGAGCCAGCGGGTCGGCGAC GGGGAATGGCGGGTCCACATGCTGCCGCTGCAGTTCCTCCTCCTCACCGTGCGCCCCGTCGTCGTCATGCAGCTGCGGCACCGCGCCGGCGGGCTCGACCTCCGAGTC ACGGAGTGGGAGCTGAGGGGGCTGGACGCCAGCTACGCGCCATCCAGCTTCGACCTCGGCGTGAGCGGGTCGCTGTACGCcgaccggagcaggagccgcgggTGCCGGATGAGGGGCCACCTGGAGATCGCCATCACCTGCGTcctgccgccgcccctgcgcctcGTGCCAGAGACCGTCCTGCGCGGCGTCGCCGAATCG TGCAGGTCCTGTCGACGCTGGCGGAGAAGATGA